Proteins encoded within one genomic window of Phototrophicus methaneseepsis:
- a CDS encoding cysteine hydrolase family protein, whose translation MNLPQFYDPNAVGTIYTARTNTAIDAGHALNLSPASEDTHRTALLLVDMQVDFVHEDGALSVPGAVADARRTTEWLYRHVDRVTTVMASLDSHIPLQIFSPAWWVDEEGNHPQPYTVIPGETVQAGKWQPLYETDWSKQYVEQLEQQAKKQLMIWPYHTLIGTIGQTLTPALYEAIAYHTGARRAQPIFINKGTIAKTENYSIFEPEVKDDTRPNGGVDIDRLDLLADYDEIYIAGEAKSHCVLETVTSIMRYYHDQPEVISKFRILTDAMSSVAHPEIDFEALATETFEEYAHQGLVLTSTEET comes from the coding sequence ATGAATCTACCTCAATTCTACGATCCCAACGCAGTCGGCACAATCTATACAGCACGAACAAATACCGCCATTGATGCCGGTCATGCGCTCAATCTGTCGCCTGCTTCCGAAGATACGCACCGCACAGCACTCCTGCTTGTCGATATGCAGGTTGATTTCGTCCATGAAGATGGTGCACTCAGCGTACCCGGGGCCGTTGCCGATGCTCGCCGGACAACAGAATGGCTGTATCGTCATGTGGACCGTGTTACCACTGTCATGGCATCGCTCGATAGCCACATCCCTCTGCAAATTTTCTCCCCTGCATGGTGGGTGGACGAAGAAGGCAATCATCCGCAACCTTATACTGTGATCCCCGGAGAGACCGTACAAGCAGGCAAATGGCAGCCCCTCTATGAAACTGATTGGTCCAAACAATATGTTGAACAACTCGAGCAGCAAGCCAAAAAACAGCTCATGATCTGGCCGTATCATACGCTGATCGGCACGATAGGACAGACGTTAACACCTGCTCTCTACGAGGCTATTGCATATCATACGGGTGCGCGTCGTGCACAACCGATCTTCATCAATAAGGGGACTATTGCCAAAACTGAGAATTACTCCATATTCGAGCCGGAAGTGAAAGACGATACGCGCCCAAATGGAGGTGTCGATATTGATCGGCTGGATCTCTTGGCTGACTATGATGAAATTTATATTGCGGGCGAAGCCAAAAGCCACTGTGTGCTGGAAACCGTGACGTCAATCATGCGTTACTACCATGACCAACCGGAGGTCATCAGCAAATTTCGTATCCTGACAGACGCAATGTCCTCAGTTGCACACCCAGAAATTGATTTTGAGGCCCTGGCAACAGAAACCTTCGAAGAATATGCTCATCAAGGCTTAGTTCTAACGAGCACAGAAGAAACCTGA
- a CDS encoding DsbA family protein has protein sequence MTVTRKTKNDANNNQTILLIGIIVAAVIVAIAAIVLSSTNTGLSTTEINYDEIPQSRTEDGAFVLGNPDATVTFVLFEDFLCPHCQAYQSTLKDMMKELIVTGEANFEFRMVQTNQVSYIPFGLAECADILEPGSFWEAHDTLFQLAASQSFNEETPRKFAEEMGLPYGDLLTCQKDADQYVTDGQFVQQFDWFSGTPAVGVRKNDGPVLQDALLAGRPTVEQYRMVVEQAQ, from the coding sequence TAACAATCAAACGATCTTACTGATTGGTATCATTGTTGCAGCAGTCATCGTGGCGATTGCAGCCATTGTCTTGTCTTCTACCAACACCGGCTTGTCCACTACAGAAATTAACTACGATGAAATCCCCCAATCTCGTACGGAAGACGGGGCATTCGTCTTAGGCAACCCGGATGCGACAGTCACATTTGTACTCTTTGAAGACTTCCTCTGCCCGCACTGCCAGGCCTATCAGAGCACCCTCAAGGATATGATGAAAGAATTGATCGTCACAGGCGAAGCCAATTTTGAGTTCCGCATGGTACAGACCAACCAGGTTTCATACATTCCATTCGGGCTGGCGGAATGCGCAGATATTCTCGAACCGGGTTCATTCTGGGAAGCCCACGACACGCTCTTCCAACTGGCTGCGTCACAATCCTTTAACGAAGAAACACCACGCAAATTCGCAGAGGAAATGGGCCTCCCTTATGGGGACCTGCTGACCTGCCAGAAGGATGCTGACCAGTACGTAACAGATGGACAATTCGTACAGCAGTTTGACTGGTTTAGCGGAACCCCAGCTGTAGGTGTCCGTAAAAATGATGGTCCTGTACTACAGGATGCACTACTTGCAGGCCGCCCAACTGTCGAACAATATCGAATGGTTGTAGAGCAAGCTCAGTAA